The following coding sequences lie in one Lolium perenne isolate Kyuss_39 chromosome 2, Kyuss_2.0, whole genome shotgun sequence genomic window:
- the LOC127330288 gene encoding uncharacterized protein — MARATTLVLVAALAVLLILPSGPARAAAARTAPADVAAATTKASANEKVAAAEDHECETVAGEQQREDCLARRTLAAHTDYIYTQDNGHN; from the exons ATGGCGAGGGCGACGACCCTGGTACTCGTGGCGGCGCTCGCCGTCCTCCTCATCCTGCCCTCCGGCCCCGCTCGGGCCGCAGCCGCCCGGACCGCGCCGGCGGACGTAGCCGCAGCCACCACCAAGGCATCTGCCAACGAG AAGGTTGCGGCGGCTGAAGACCACGAGTGCGAGACGGTTGCCGGCGAGCAGCAGCGGGAGGACTGCCTGGCGAGGAGGACGCTCGCCGCGCACACAGACTACATCTACACCCAGGACAACGGACACAACTAG